A single genomic interval of Hydractinia symbiolongicarpus strain clone_291-10 chromosome 8, HSymV2.1, whole genome shotgun sequence harbors:
- the LOC130653716 gene encoding alpha-(1,6)-fucosyltransferase-like: MLAIDNSLFIKSHVPIFTPMKLPAPSFNLTLENIHHTIWNQIEMLQEEGDCAKKKILHCEPLNNFAGFGSMLHRYGACIQVSFALGRMFFIHQNEYKHFGGLTEWLRPESRKCGYLKDKYLSYSSKCSLNDPKCYLPNGYDINNTYKVVTYSPQPGFPMPRNIPGTIPPQVEEMLLKLSVSDPSFWFASQFLGYLLLRPNSKFQEKILAMSTRLNISYPYAAMHIRHGDKLIWEAKYINEKKFIERANDFFDKLSSNVTDRKIYVASDDKAIEEKLGKYSSPRENILMLPLAYREKGFFSYFQKNFPKEVLETFLMDLHFLVYSNFTVCTWSSNIGRLVNILKHDIPPYTARNKVVSMDVTESSYEFYAFGYSNKTKNDFLVSINQHRVLNDSIKYNVGQLFRKSDKKCQGDLLLRVFIVI, encoded by the coding sequence ATGCTAGCCATAGACAATTCACTCTTCATAAAGTCTCATGTGCCTATTTTCACACCAATGAAACTGCCGGCTCCAAGTTTCAACTTAACGTTAGAAAATATACATCATACAATTTGGAATCAGATTGAGATGTTGCAAGAGGAAGGTGACTGTGCGAAGAAGAAAATACTCCATTGTGAACCTTTAAATAACTTTGCCGGTTTTGGATCAATGCTTCATCGTTACGGTGCTTGCATACAAGTATCGTTTgctttaggaagaatgttttttattcatcAGAATGAATATAAACACTTTGGAGGGTTAACAGAGTGGTTACGCCCCGAATCAAGAAAATGTGGATATCTTAAAGATAAATATTTATCATATAGTAGCAAGTGCAGTTTGAACGACCCAAAATGCTACCTTCCCAATGGTTATGATATTAATAATACCTACAAAGTTGTAACTTATTCACCGCAACCAGGATTTCCCATGCCAAGAAACATTCCAGGAACTATACCCCCGCAGGTAGAAGAGATGTTGTTAAAATTGAGTGTTAGCGACCCGTCATTTTGGTTTGCATCACAATTTTTGGGTTATTTGCTGTTAAGACCCAACAGTAAATTTCAAGAAAAGATACTGGCTATGTCGACAAGGCTTAATATTTCATACCCGTACGCTGCGATGCATATAAGACATGGGGACAAACTCATCTGGGAAGCTAAATATATTAACGAGAAAAAGTTCATTGAACGTGCAAATGATTTTTTCGATAAGCTGTCCTCAAATGTCACTGACAGAAAAATATATGTGGCAAGTGACGATAAGGCTATAGAAGAAAAACTTGGAAAATATTCAAGTCCACGGGaaaatattttaatgcttcCCTTGGCGTACAgagaaaaaggttttttctcctatttccaaaaaaattttcctaaaGAGGTGTTAGAGACTTTTCTTATGGATCTGCACTTTCTTGTTTATTCGAATTTTACAGTTTGCACATGGAGTTCTAATATTGGCCGTTTAGTTAATATTCTTAAACACGATATTCCTCCTTACACAGCTAGAAACAAAGTAGTATCAATGGATGTTACAGAAAGTTCATATGAATTTTATGCGTTCGGCTACAGCAACAAAACTAAGAACGACTTTCTCGTCTCAATCAACCAACACCGCGTTTTAAATGATTCCATAAAATACAATGTTGGACAGTTGTTTCGGAAAAGCGATAAGAAATGTCAAGGAGACTTGCTGTTAAGGGTATTCATAGTGATTTGA
- the LOC130654878 gene encoding uncharacterized protein LOC130654878 isoform X2 has protein sequence MSETFFSWKSFLQQLEKKLVYSGLQRDSGARLQSANDSPIFPRAPGYDTSRLVQEIEVKRRSLELEKRIFASPPSRVERDYASGPTRLERDELREAEYISAYTRKEEATKKERKEYVEFPDEVRPRTQSVGPTEAQLREAAQTIANVGDQIEREYGGRMQIVEEDLKTFLRTNGNLSYEVFAAHVNDLIGEDRNWTNFMFIMHLSKRVITTTKSVSVNTFAYFRQFVGSAFAEQVAQQEDVVNFVKKKDSEAS, from the exons ATGTCAGAAACTTTCTTTAGTTGGAAATCTTTTCTTCAACAACTTGAAAAAAAACTCG ttTATTCAGGTTTGCAACGCGACTCTGGTGCTCGGCTCCAATCAGCTAATGACTCGCCAATATTTCCTCGAGCTCCTGGTTATGATACGAGTAGGTTGGTACAAGAAATAGAAGTAAAAAGAAGAAGTTTGGAGCTTGAAAAACGAATCTTTGCCTCTCCTCCGTCTAGAGTGGAACGAGATTATGCAAGTGGGCCTACGAGACTTGAGAGAGATGAATTAAGAGAGGCTGAATATATTTCCGCATATACGCGAAAAGAGGAAGCtacaaaaaaagagagaaaggagTACGTGGAGTTTCCGGACGAAGTGAGACCTCGTACGCAGTCAGTGGGACCGACAGAAGCGCAGTTGCGTGAAGCGGCGCAGACTATCGCGAATGTTGGTGATCAAATCGAACGAGAATACGGTGGCCGAATGCAG ATAGTGGAAgaagatttaaaaacatttttgcgtaCGAACGGTAATCTATCATACGAAGTGTTCGCAGCACATGTCAACGATTTAATAGGGGAAGACCGAAATTGGACGAACTTCATGTTCATAATGCATTTGAGTAAACGAGTCATCACAACCACAAAATCGGTCAGTGTCAACACCTTCGCTTACTTTCGGCAATTTGTCGGAAGTGCGTTTGCAGAACAGGTCGCCCAACAAGAGGAcgtg GTCAACtttgtaaaaaagaaagattccGAAGCATCGTAG
- the LOC130654878 gene encoding uncharacterized protein LOC130654878 isoform X3, which produces MVRSYRRSSLPPAIYSGLQRDSGARLQSANDSPIFPRAPGYDTSRLVQEIEVKRRSLELEKRIFASPPSRVERDYASGPTRLERDELREAEYISAYTRKEEATKKERKEYVEFPDEVRPRTQSVGPTEAQLREAAQTIANVGDQIEREYGGRMQIVEEDLKTFLRTNGNLSYEVFAAHVNDLIGEDRNWTNFMFIMHLSKRVITTTKSVSVNTFAYFRQFVGSAFAEQVAQQEDVVNFVKKKDSEAS; this is translated from the exons ATGGTGCGATCATATCGACGAAGTAGCCTTCCTCCTGCAA ttTATTCAGGTTTGCAACGCGACTCTGGTGCTCGGCTCCAATCAGCTAATGACTCGCCAATATTTCCTCGAGCTCCTGGTTATGATACGAGTAGGTTGGTACAAGAAATAGAAGTAAAAAGAAGAAGTTTGGAGCTTGAAAAACGAATCTTTGCCTCTCCTCCGTCTAGAGTGGAACGAGATTATGCAAGTGGGCCTACGAGACTTGAGAGAGATGAATTAAGAGAGGCTGAATATATTTCCGCATATACGCGAAAAGAGGAAGCtacaaaaaaagagagaaaggagTACGTGGAGTTTCCGGACGAAGTGAGACCTCGTACGCAGTCAGTGGGACCGACAGAAGCGCAGTTGCGTGAAGCGGCGCAGACTATCGCGAATGTTGGTGATCAAATCGAACGAGAATACGGTGGCCGAATGCAG ATAGTGGAAgaagatttaaaaacatttttgcgtaCGAACGGTAATCTATCATACGAAGTGTTCGCAGCACATGTCAACGATTTAATAGGGGAAGACCGAAATTGGACGAACTTCATGTTCATAATGCATTTGAGTAAACGAGTCATCACAACCACAAAATCGGTCAGTGTCAACACCTTCGCTTACTTTCGGCAATTTGTCGGAAGTGCGTTTGCAGAACAGGTCGCCCAACAAGAGGAcgtg GTCAACtttgtaaaaaagaaagattccGAAGCATCGTAG
- the LOC130654878 gene encoding uncharacterized protein LOC130654878 isoform X1: MAPVTPFVFEKCLRQTQDLFDCFLNLDQYEELKMKKASSKECQEVYSGLQRDSGARLQSANDSPIFPRAPGYDTSRLVQEIEVKRRSLELEKRIFASPPSRVERDYASGPTRLERDELREAEYISAYTRKEEATKKERKEYVEFPDEVRPRTQSVGPTEAQLREAAQTIANVGDQIEREYGGRMQIVEEDLKTFLRTNGNLSYEVFAAHVNDLIGEDRNWTNFMFIMHLSKRVITTTKSVSVNTFAYFRQFVGSAFAEQVAQQEDVVNFVKKKDSEAS; this comes from the exons ATGGCTCCAGTTACACCATTTGTTTTTGAGAAATGCTTGCGTCAAACACAAGAtttatttgattgttttttgaACTTGGATCAATATGAAGAACTGAAGATGAAAAAAGCTTCTTCCAAAGAATGCCAAGAAG ttTATTCAGGTTTGCAACGCGACTCTGGTGCTCGGCTCCAATCAGCTAATGACTCGCCAATATTTCCTCGAGCTCCTGGTTATGATACGAGTAGGTTGGTACAAGAAATAGAAGTAAAAAGAAGAAGTTTGGAGCTTGAAAAACGAATCTTTGCCTCTCCTCCGTCTAGAGTGGAACGAGATTATGCAAGTGGGCCTACGAGACTTGAGAGAGATGAATTAAGAGAGGCTGAATATATTTCCGCATATACGCGAAAAGAGGAAGCtacaaaaaaagagagaaaggagTACGTGGAGTTTCCGGACGAAGTGAGACCTCGTACGCAGTCAGTGGGACCGACAGAAGCGCAGTTGCGTGAAGCGGCGCAGACTATCGCGAATGTTGGTGATCAAATCGAACGAGAATACGGTGGCCGAATGCAG ATAGTGGAAgaagatttaaaaacatttttgcgtaCGAACGGTAATCTATCATACGAAGTGTTCGCAGCACATGTCAACGATTTAATAGGGGAAGACCGAAATTGGACGAACTTCATGTTCATAATGCATTTGAGTAAACGAGTCATCACAACCACAAAATCGGTCAGTGTCAACACCTTCGCTTACTTTCGGCAATTTGTCGGAAGTGCGTTTGCAGAACAGGTCGCCCAACAAGAGGAcgtg GTCAACtttgtaaaaaagaaagattccGAAGCATCGTAG
- the LOC130654878 gene encoding uncharacterized protein LOC130654878 isoform X4, which yields MRIKRVYSGLQRDSGARLQSANDSPIFPRAPGYDTSRLVQEIEVKRRSLELEKRIFASPPSRVERDYASGPTRLERDELREAEYISAYTRKEEATKKERKEYVEFPDEVRPRTQSVGPTEAQLREAAQTIANVGDQIEREYGGRMQIVEEDLKTFLRTNGNLSYEVFAAHVNDLIGEDRNWTNFMFIMHLSKRVITTTKSVSVNTFAYFRQFVGSAFAEQVAQQEDVVNFVKKKDSEAS from the exons ATGCGTataaaacgag ttTATTCAGGTTTGCAACGCGACTCTGGTGCTCGGCTCCAATCAGCTAATGACTCGCCAATATTTCCTCGAGCTCCTGGTTATGATACGAGTAGGTTGGTACAAGAAATAGAAGTAAAAAGAAGAAGTTTGGAGCTTGAAAAACGAATCTTTGCCTCTCCTCCGTCTAGAGTGGAACGAGATTATGCAAGTGGGCCTACGAGACTTGAGAGAGATGAATTAAGAGAGGCTGAATATATTTCCGCATATACGCGAAAAGAGGAAGCtacaaaaaaagagagaaaggagTACGTGGAGTTTCCGGACGAAGTGAGACCTCGTACGCAGTCAGTGGGACCGACAGAAGCGCAGTTGCGTGAAGCGGCGCAGACTATCGCGAATGTTGGTGATCAAATCGAACGAGAATACGGTGGCCGAATGCAG ATAGTGGAAgaagatttaaaaacatttttgcgtaCGAACGGTAATCTATCATACGAAGTGTTCGCAGCACATGTCAACGATTTAATAGGGGAAGACCGAAATTGGACGAACTTCATGTTCATAATGCATTTGAGTAAACGAGTCATCACAACCACAAAATCGGTCAGTGTCAACACCTTCGCTTACTTTCGGCAATTTGTCGGAAGTGCGTTTGCAGAACAGGTCGCCCAACAAGAGGAcgtg GTCAACtttgtaaaaaagaaagattccGAAGCATCGTAG
- the LOC130655325 gene encoding uncharacterized protein LOC130655325 isoform X1, which produces MRFWIYLACCLLVTGVFAKHIPETVNVPAAKRAGVSGGSPELVATAGGEENPEDDDDEEPKRLVVYYNFEKVMKHGRISDKSGYENSGAMAPGGEILKFNDKEYTCNQAARLWDHDIYLRGDTFQAKPKSAITIAAWVKLEEKAGQHSVFDTIGTSHVQGQFHFEVNDGVVRWFHRNECQEVVFETMAHTVPRGAWTHVAGTYDSKTKQARIFINGELRNQSIGEGLLSRDWGVRAGIGNHEKHRPLRGSIDEFRIYNYALKSDEIKALVTACKPGGGDENANNQENGGNTPEGTNTNSEQAAATRTLSTDDSKNKTVGDSGGVRVEEDHKVGEDKSEVKAVLKKRSPTTYKRSCVRKPQP; this is translated from the exons ATGAGGTTTTGGATATATCTCGCCTGTTGCTTATTGGTGACAG GTGTATTTGCAAAACATATACCAGAAACAGTAAACGTACCGGCAGCTAAGCGAGCAGGAGTCAGCGGAGGCTCTCCTGAACTGGTTGCAACTGCTGGTGGAGAGGAAAATCCTGAAGATGACGACGACGAAGAACCAA aaCGTCTTGTTGTTTACTATAACTTCGAAAAGGTTATGAAGCATGGACGCATTTCCGACAAATCAGGATACGAAAATAGTGGAGCCATGGCACCAGGtggagaaattttaaaattcaacgaTAAAGAGTACACTTGCAACCAAGCTGCTCGCTTGTGGGACCACGATATTTACCTTCGTGGCGACACTTTTCAAGCAAAACCCAAATCAGCAATAACTATTGCGGCTTGGGTGAAGCTTGAAGAAAAAGCTGGTCAACATTCTGTGTTTGATACCATTGGTACTTCGCATGTCCAGGGTCAATTCCATTTCGAAGTAAACGATGGTGTCGTTCGTTGGTTTCATCGCAACGAATGTCAAGAAGTAGTGTTCGAAACGATGGCACATACTGTACCAAGAG GAGCATGGACTCACGTTGCTGGAACGTACgattcaaaaacaaaacaggcTAGAATCTTCATAAATGGTGAACTAAGAAATCAATCCATTGGAGAGGGATTACTGTCACGTGATTGGGGCGTGCGTGCTGGTATTGGGAATCATGAAAAACACAGACCGCTTCGTGGCTCCATCGATGAATTCAGAATTTATAACTATGCCTTGAAATCGGATGAAATTAAAGCTCTTGTAACTGCATGCAAGCCAGGTGGTGGAGATGAAAATGCGAACAACCAAGAAAATGGAGGAAACACTCCCGAAGGAACCAACACTAATTCAG AACAAGCTGCAGCTACAAGAACGCTATCAACGGAtgattctaaaaataaaacggTTGGGGATTCTGGAGGAGTAAGAGTTGAGGAGGATCATAAAG TAGGCGAAGACAAGTCAGAAGTAAAAGcagttttaaagaaaagaagTCCAACAACCTATAAAAGAAGCTGTGTGAGAAAGCCACAACCATAA
- the LOC130655325 gene encoding uncharacterized protein LOC130655325 isoform X3: protein MRFWIYLACCLLVTGALSEKRNENASKKSKVEDIPELIAVASDEKEDDSDTEEEPKRLVCYLNFETKPDAKTKKGTIRVITDKSGYDNNGDFSVGGEILKYAEKDFTCNQAARLWESDILFKGDLFQAKPRKAMTVAAWIKLEEKPGQHSIFDTIGRSHAQGQFHFEVNDGVLRWFHRNECQNTVFETMAHTVPKDKWTHVAGTYDSKTKQAKVFINGNLRNMSIGEGELSRDWAARAGIGNHMKHRPLRGSIDEFRIYNYALKSDEIKALVGACRNGDGEQRSETAEPEQTGDVKKEERRRRSLAKDEKSRSKASKRNCVQKRSVFLEFARTV, encoded by the exons ATGAGGTTTTGGATATATCTCGCCTGTTGCTTATTGGTGACAG GTGCGCtttctgaaaaaagaaatgaaaacgCTTCAAAGAAGAGTAAAGTGGAAGATATTCCCGAATTAATCGCAGTTGCTTCAGATGAGAAAGAAGATGACAGTGATACTGAAGAAGAACCAA agCGTCTTGTGTGCTACTTAAACTTTGAAACAAAGCCAGACGCAAAAACAAAGAAAGGAACCATTCGAGTGATCACAGACAAATCAGGATACGATAATAATGGAGACTTTTCTGTTGGtggagaaattttaaaatatgcagAAAAAGATTTCACGTGTAATCAGGCTGCTCGTCTTTGGGAGAGTGACATCTTATTCAAAGGCGACCTATTCCAAGCTAAGCCTAGAAAAGCCATGACTGTTGCAGCTTGGATTAAACTGGAAGAAAAACCAGGACAACACTCCATCTTCGACACCATTGGTAGATCACATGCACAAGGCCAATTTCATTTTGAAGTCAATGATGGTGTTCTTAGATGGTTCCATCGCAACGAATGCCAAAATACCGTTTTCGAGACAATGGCTCACACTGTCCCAAAAG ACAAATGGACACATGTTGCAGGAACTTAtgattcaaaaacaaaacaagctaAAGTTTTTATCAACGGAAACTTGAGGAACATGTCGATTGGTGAAGGCGAGCTGTCACGTGACTGGGCTGCACGAGCTGGGATCGGAAATCACATGAAGCATCGTCCTCTTCGAGGTTCCATTGATGAATTTAGAATTTATAACTACGCTTTAAAAAGCGATGAAATAAAAGCTTTAGTTGGCGCTTGTAGAAATGGCGACGGAGAACAAAGATCTGAAACGGCTGAACCTGAACAGACTGGTGACGTTAAGAAAg aAGAAAGGCGTAGACGGAGCCTTGCAAAAGACGAGAAATCCAGAAGCAAAGCATCGAAAAGAAATTGCGTTCAGAAAAGAAGCGTTTTTCTTGAATTTGCTAGAACTGTTTAA
- the LOC130655325 gene encoding uncharacterized protein LOC130655325 isoform X2, with protein MRFWIYLACCLLVTGALSEKRNENASKKSKVEDIPELIAVASDEKEDDSDTEEEPKRLVCYLNFETKPDAKTKKGTIRVITDKSGYDNNGDFSVGGEILKYAEKDFTCNQAARLWESDILFKGDLFQAKPRKAMTVAAWIKLEEKPGQHSIFDTIGRSHAQGQFHFEVNDGVLRWFHRNECQNTVFETMAHTVPKDKWTHVAGTYDSKTKQAKVFINGNLRNMSIGEGELSRDWAARAGIGNHMKHRPLRGSIDEFRIYNYALKSDEIKALVGACRNGDGEQRSETAEPEQTGDVKKVEERRRRSLAKDEKSRSKASKRNCVQKRSVFLEFARTV; from the exons ATGAGGTTTTGGATATATCTCGCCTGTTGCTTATTGGTGACAG GTGCGCtttctgaaaaaagaaatgaaaacgCTTCAAAGAAGAGTAAAGTGGAAGATATTCCCGAATTAATCGCAGTTGCTTCAGATGAGAAAGAAGATGACAGTGATACTGAAGAAGAACCAA agCGTCTTGTGTGCTACTTAAACTTTGAAACAAAGCCAGACGCAAAAACAAAGAAAGGAACCATTCGAGTGATCACAGACAAATCAGGATACGATAATAATGGAGACTTTTCTGTTGGtggagaaattttaaaatatgcagAAAAAGATTTCACGTGTAATCAGGCTGCTCGTCTTTGGGAGAGTGACATCTTATTCAAAGGCGACCTATTCCAAGCTAAGCCTAGAAAAGCCATGACTGTTGCAGCTTGGATTAAACTGGAAGAAAAACCAGGACAACACTCCATCTTCGACACCATTGGTAGATCACATGCACAAGGCCAATTTCATTTTGAAGTCAATGATGGTGTTCTTAGATGGTTCCATCGCAACGAATGCCAAAATACCGTTTTCGAGACAATGGCTCACACTGTCCCAAAAG ACAAATGGACACATGTTGCAGGAACTTAtgattcaaaaacaaaacaagctaAAGTTTTTATCAACGGAAACTTGAGGAACATGTCGATTGGTGAAGGCGAGCTGTCACGTGACTGGGCTGCACGAGCTGGGATCGGAAATCACATGAAGCATCGTCCTCTTCGAGGTTCCATTGATGAATTTAGAATTTATAACTACGCTTTAAAAAGCGATGAAATAAAAGCTTTAGTTGGCGCTTGTAGAAATGGCGACGGAGAACAAAGATCTGAAACGGCTGAACCTGAACAGACTGGTGACGTTAAGAAAg tagaAGAAAGGCGTAGACGGAGCCTTGCAAAAGACGAGAAATCCAGAAGCAAAGCATCGAAAAGAAATTGCGTTCAGAAAAGAAGCGTTTTTCTTGAATTTGCTAGAACTGTTTAA